In Catenulispora sp. EB89, a single genomic region encodes these proteins:
- a CDS encoding ABC transporter permease — MSTASTALGDSAIMLRRNFRHTVRNPVTVFNAILFPIVMMLMFVYVFGGAFKVPGSYVDYAVPGLIVMAITYGLGPTAASVNDDMTKGIINRFKTMDVSRGAVLTGHVVATTVRALIAVGAIIGVGFAMGFRSHGSALDWLAALGLVLLLAFATSWLTVAMGLSAKSVESAGLATVPLIMLPFLSSAFVPAASMKTGVKQFAEYQPFTPIIEVLRGLLSGGHVSTSHTVQALAWCVGFALLGYVWAVSTFKKRA; from the coding sequence ATGAGCACCGCGTCCACCGCCCTCGGCGACTCCGCGATCATGCTGCGCCGCAACTTCCGGCACACCGTCCGCAACCCCGTCACCGTCTTCAACGCCATCCTGTTCCCCATCGTCATGATGCTGATGTTCGTGTACGTCTTCGGCGGCGCGTTCAAGGTCCCCGGCAGCTACGTCGACTACGCGGTCCCCGGCCTGATCGTCATGGCCATCACCTACGGCCTCGGCCCGACCGCGGCCTCGGTGAACGACGACATGACCAAGGGCATCATCAACCGGTTCAAGACCATGGACGTCTCCCGGGGCGCGGTGCTCACCGGCCACGTGGTCGCCACCACGGTCCGGGCCCTGATCGCCGTCGGAGCCATCATCGGCGTCGGCTTCGCGATGGGCTTCCGCTCCCACGGCAGCGCGCTGGACTGGCTCGCCGCGCTCGGCCTGGTGCTGCTGCTGGCCTTCGCGACCAGCTGGCTGACCGTCGCCATGGGGCTGTCCGCCAAGTCGGTGGAGTCCGCCGGACTGGCCACCGTGCCGCTGATCATGCTGCCCTTCCTGAGCAGCGCCTTCGTGCCGGCCGCCAGCATGAAGACCGGAGTGAAGCAGTTCGCCGAGTACCAGCCCTTCACCCCGATCATCGAGGTGCTGCGCGGGCTGCTCTCCGGCGGCCACGTCTCGACCAGCCACACCGTCCAGGCTCTGGCCTGGTGCGTCGGCTTCGCGCTCCTCGGCTACGTCTGGGCGGTGTCGACGTTCAAGAAGCGAGCGTGA
- a CDS encoding CopD family protein, which produces MPSAVLAAHTPAYLAAPAPSTPLGPFEDSAVSWASWVTLMSFVGLLALAVAVAAPARGLDDRAARLVRTRLTWAAVVAGVLAWPAVLTDQARSGSSYDYSGAWRELFDGSTAGLLAGFEAVLPLVAALILLPVALRRSLAPRLIAGLRGSALLLGVVALAATRIPAKAPAPADRARTAFQTFMWMLHLIGGAVWVGGLIGLVVLAVRSSLDSGFWSAAIRRFAAAATACVAAISLSGLFLYWSHVDGPTQLVTTMYGRVLGVKILLFGSLLVLGAVNQFWLHPRIDALRAAGDDRPLRTILARRFPAVVGVEVALILALLFVAPFLHGSARNQAYQADVAKHTTNPKAKLPKLPQKEVSTSTWVEGTAETAAVLVVTVAGYRFSGRLARRRADRAGGTGGAGGAGRTTPANPGVQAGQPGPATT; this is translated from the coding sequence TTGCCGTCCGCCGTCCTCGCCGCACACACCCCGGCGTACCTCGCCGCCCCGGCGCCCTCCACCCCGCTCGGCCCCTTCGAGGACAGCGCCGTCTCCTGGGCGAGTTGGGTGACCCTGATGTCCTTCGTCGGCCTGCTCGCCCTGGCCGTCGCGGTCGCCGCGCCGGCCCGCGGCCTCGACGACCGCGCCGCGCGCCTCGTCCGCACCCGCTTGACCTGGGCCGCCGTCGTCGCCGGCGTCCTGGCGTGGCCGGCGGTCCTCACCGACCAGGCTCGCAGCGGCTCCAGCTACGACTACTCCGGCGCCTGGCGCGAGCTCTTCGACGGCTCGACCGCAGGCCTCCTCGCAGGCTTCGAAGCCGTGCTGCCGCTCGTCGCGGCCCTGATACTCCTGCCAGTGGCGCTCCGCCGCAGCCTCGCGCCGCGGCTGATCGCCGGCCTGCGCGGGTCAGCCCTGCTCCTTGGCGTCGTCGCCCTCGCCGCGACCCGCATCCCGGCCAAGGCGCCCGCGCCGGCCGACCGGGCCCGCACCGCCTTCCAGACCTTCATGTGGATGCTGCACCTCATCGGCGGCGCGGTGTGGGTCGGCGGCCTCATCGGCCTGGTCGTCCTCGCCGTCCGCAGCTCCCTGGACTCCGGCTTCTGGTCGGCGGCGATCCGCCGGTTCGCCGCCGCCGCGACGGCCTGCGTCGCCGCCATCAGCCTGTCCGGCCTGTTCCTCTACTGGTCGCACGTCGACGGCCCGACCCAGCTGGTCACCACCATGTACGGCCGCGTCCTCGGCGTGAAGATCCTGCTGTTCGGCAGCCTGCTGGTCCTCGGCGCCGTCAACCAGTTCTGGCTGCATCCCCGCATCGACGCGCTGCGCGCCGCCGGCGACGACCGTCCGCTGCGCACCATCCTGGCGCGCCGCTTCCCGGCCGTGGTCGGCGTCGAGGTGGCGCTCATCCTGGCCCTGCTGTTCGTCGCGCCGTTCCTGCACGGCTCGGCGCGAAACCAGGCGTACCAGGCCGATGTGGCGAAGCACACAACGAACCCGAAGGCCAAGCTGCCCAAGCTCCCGCAGAAGGAGGTCTCGACCTCCACCTGGGTCGAGGGCACCGCCGAGACGGCCGCGGTGCTGGTCGTGACGGTTGCGGGCTACCGCTTCTCCGGCCGGCTGGCCCGGCGGCGGGCCGATCGGGCCGGCGGGACCGGTGGGGCCGGCGGCGCCGGCCGGACAACACCTGCGAACCCGGGAGTTCAGGCCGGTCAGCCCGGTCCCGCGACGACCTGA
- a CDS encoding MarR family winged helix-turn-helix transcriptional regulator, which yields MTGPSKGWYALSLLQGRVETHIERALQARHDLSAREYSLLDVLSYQHDDEGGHLRMTQVAEAVVLSQSATTRLVTRLEDRGLLERYLCLTDRRGIYTNVTAAGLALLAEARPTHDVALREALDGASADPRLAPLVATVEELNRTAAGC from the coding sequence ATGACCGGCCCGTCCAAAGGCTGGTACGCGCTCTCGCTCCTGCAGGGCCGCGTCGAGACGCACATCGAGCGCGCGTTGCAGGCGCGCCACGACTTGAGCGCCCGGGAGTACTCGCTGCTGGACGTGCTCAGCTACCAGCACGACGACGAGGGCGGACACCTGCGGATGACGCAGGTCGCGGAGGCGGTCGTGCTGAGCCAGAGCGCCACGACGCGCCTGGTGACCCGGCTCGAAGACCGCGGGCTGCTGGAGCGCTACCTGTGCCTGACCGACCGGCGCGGGATCTACACGAACGTGACGGCCGCCGGCCTGGCACTGCTGGCCGAGGCCCGGCCGACGCACGACGTCGCGCTGCGCGAGGCGTTGGACGGCGCGAGCGCGGATCCGCGGCTGGCGCCGCTGGTGGCGACGGTCGAGGAGCTGAACCGGACGGCGGCGGGCTGCTGA
- a CDS encoding helicase HerA-like domain-containing protein has product MTMEETDQAQAVAAGYTFDTPTLDLGALMADGAPDPGVQIRIPLAMLTRHGLVAGATGTGKTKTLQGLAEQLSAAGVPVFLADMKGDLSGMAAPGEGGEKLTARTEALGQQWSAKAFPCEFYALGGEGTGIPVRATVSAFGPTMLAKVLGLNATQESSLGLVFHFADTKGWLLLDLKDLRSVLLYLTGDEGKAELKAIGGLSPQTAGVILRELTAFQAKGAEPFFGETEFDALDLIRTTPDGRGVVSLLELPGVASRPELFSTFLMWLVAELFERLPEVGDVDRPKLVFFFDEAHLLFNGASKPFVAAITQAVRLIRSKGVGIFFVTQTPKDVPGDVLAQLGNRVQHALRAYTPDDAKALKATVSTFPKSPYDLAEVLQNLGIGEAVVTVLSENGAPTPVAWTRLRAPESLMAEADPAVVQAIVDASPLLAKYGPAIDRESAYEILAGRELEAQLAADDQRREAEAAQAEREASRSRTSPAAKAPPNLIDQYLGSGTVKQAVNTAVREITRSIFGTRKRR; this is encoded by the coding sequence ATGACGATGGAGGAGACCGACCAGGCGCAGGCCGTCGCCGCCGGCTATACGTTCGACACCCCGACCCTGGACCTCGGCGCCCTGATGGCCGACGGCGCCCCGGACCCCGGCGTCCAGATCCGCATCCCGCTGGCCATGCTCACCCGCCACGGCCTGGTCGCCGGGGCCACCGGCACCGGCAAGACCAAGACCCTCCAGGGCCTGGCCGAGCAGCTGTCGGCGGCGGGCGTCCCGGTGTTCCTGGCCGACATGAAGGGCGATCTGTCCGGCATGGCCGCGCCGGGCGAGGGCGGCGAGAAGCTGACCGCCCGCACCGAGGCGCTCGGCCAGCAGTGGTCTGCGAAGGCCTTCCCCTGCGAGTTCTACGCGCTCGGCGGCGAGGGGACCGGCATCCCGGTCCGCGCCACGGTCTCGGCGTTCGGGCCGACGATGCTGGCCAAGGTGCTCGGCCTGAACGCCACCCAGGAGTCGTCCCTCGGCCTGGTCTTCCATTTCGCTGACACCAAGGGTTGGCTGCTGCTGGACCTGAAGGACCTGCGCAGCGTCCTGCTCTACCTGACCGGCGACGAGGGGAAGGCGGAGCTGAAGGCGATCGGCGGGCTCTCGCCGCAGACCGCCGGCGTGATCCTGCGCGAGCTGACGGCGTTCCAGGCCAAGGGCGCCGAACCGTTCTTCGGCGAGACCGAGTTCGACGCCCTCGACCTGATCCGGACCACGCCCGACGGCCGCGGCGTGGTGTCGCTGCTGGAGCTGCCCGGCGTGGCCAGCCGCCCGGAGCTGTTCTCCACGTTCCTGATGTGGCTGGTCGCAGAGCTCTTCGAGCGGCTGCCCGAGGTCGGGGACGTGGACCGGCCCAAGCTGGTGTTCTTCTTCGACGAGGCGCACCTGCTGTTCAACGGCGCGTCCAAGCCGTTCGTCGCGGCGATCACGCAGGCCGTGCGGCTGATCCGGTCCAAGGGCGTGGGCATCTTCTTCGTCACGCAGACGCCGAAGGACGTGCCCGGCGATGTCCTGGCGCAGCTCGGGAACCGGGTCCAGCACGCGCTGCGCGCCTATACCCCCGACGACGCGAAGGCGCTGAAGGCGACGGTTTCGACGTTCCCGAAGTCGCCGTACGACCTCGCCGAGGTGTTGCAGAACCTCGGGATCGGCGAGGCGGTGGTGACCGTGCTGTCGGAGAACGGCGCGCCGACGCCGGTGGCGTGGACCCGGCTGCGGGCCCCGGAGTCGCTGATGGCGGAGGCGGATCCGGCGGTCGTGCAGGCGATCGTCGACGCCTCGCCGCTGCTGGCGAAGTACGGTCCGGCGATCGACCGGGAGTCGGCGTACGAGATTCTGGCCGGGCGGGAGTTGGAGGCGCAGCTGGCGGCCGATGACCAGCGCCGCGAGGCCGAGGCGGCGCAGGCCGAGCGCGAGGCCTCCCGGAGCCGTACAAGTCCGGCGGCCAAGGCGCCGCCGAACCTCATCGACCAGTACCTGGGATCAGGCACGGTCAAACAGGCGGTGAACACCGCCGTGCGCGAGATCACCCGGAGCATTTTCGGAACGCGCAAGCGCCGGTGA
- the mltG gene encoding endolytic transglycosylase MltG produces the protein MGSPDGGDTGTDYAAPQEDDDYEDPPPTRRDRVKAWGPLLVPLVVFGGIVVFVFASVAGMMTTKHAPDYSAASCSPSDPHKVLVEVNTGATGKAIGDALFNAGVVRSTQAFIDAAGHNQASRDISTGTYRVCPKISAATAITELLNSANLSPDSLVEVRPGDYSWETLKTLAKKRDWDKDDLQQLVDTNQIGLPPWSKSADGHWTAEGMLEPGRYTLTSSDTPQGVLTSMVKARVDELTKLGLASKASALQCAPARQCTPEEALTIASLAEAEVTKADPDGREVSEAVQNRLSRGDFLGVDATTKYWLSLQAGKRIGVTAREVSDPTDPYATGGHKGLPPTPVSIPSNQMIAAVLTPATERWYYWCASGDGTKFFKESEKTQFEQTCLSH, from the coding sequence GTGGGCAGTCCGGACGGCGGCGACACGGGGACCGACTACGCGGCACCGCAGGAAGACGACGACTACGAGGACCCGCCGCCGACGCGCCGCGACCGGGTCAAGGCCTGGGGGCCCCTTCTGGTCCCGCTGGTCGTGTTCGGCGGCATCGTGGTGTTCGTCTTCGCGAGCGTCGCCGGCATGATGACGACGAAACACGCCCCCGACTACTCCGCCGCCAGTTGTTCCCCCAGCGACCCGCACAAAGTCCTGGTCGAGGTGAACACCGGCGCGACCGGCAAGGCGATCGGCGACGCCCTGTTCAACGCCGGCGTGGTCCGCAGCACCCAGGCCTTCATCGATGCCGCCGGCCACAACCAGGCCTCGCGCGACATCAGTACCGGCACCTACCGCGTCTGCCCCAAGATCAGCGCGGCGACGGCGATCACCGAGCTGCTGAACTCCGCCAACCTCTCCCCGGACTCCCTCGTCGAGGTCCGCCCCGGCGACTACAGCTGGGAGACGCTGAAGACGCTGGCCAAGAAGCGCGACTGGGACAAGGACGACCTCCAGCAGCTCGTCGACACCAACCAGATCGGCCTGCCGCCCTGGTCGAAGAGCGCTGACGGCCACTGGACCGCCGAGGGCATGCTCGAACCCGGCCGCTACACCCTCACCAGCTCCGACACGCCGCAGGGCGTGCTGACGTCCATGGTCAAGGCGCGCGTCGACGAGCTCACCAAACTCGGCCTGGCCTCGAAGGCCTCGGCGCTCCAGTGCGCCCCGGCCCGCCAGTGCACGCCCGAGGAGGCCCTGACCATCGCCTCCCTGGCCGAGGCCGAGGTCACCAAGGCCGATCCGGACGGCCGCGAGGTCTCCGAGGCGGTCCAGAACCGGCTCAGCCGCGGCGACTTCCTCGGCGTGGACGCGACCACCAAGTACTGGCTGAGCCTGCAGGCCGGCAAGCGGATCGGGGTCACGGCCCGGGAGGTCTCCGACCCGACCGACCCCTACGCCACCGGCGGTCACAAGGGCCTGCCGCCGACCCCGGTCAGCATCCCGTCCAACCAGATGATCGCGGCGGTGCTCACCCCGGCGACGGAGCGTTGGTACTACTGGTGCGCCAGCGGGGACGGCACGAAGTTCTTCAAGGAATCCGAGAAGACCCAGTTCGAGCAGACCTGCCTGTCCCACTGA
- a CDS encoding ATP-binding cassette domain-containing protein has protein sequence MENTAIAVTGLRKTYGDKVVLDGIGFEVARGSVFSMLGPNGAGKTTTVNVLTTLLKADAGTVRVAGHDVAAQTAKVRSAIGVTGQFAAVDELLTGRENLRMMADLKRIRPAAPLVSRLLERFELAEAADKQASTYSGGMRRKLDLAMTLVGSPEIIFLDEPTTGLDPRSRRTMWDIVRELVAEGTTIFLTTQYLEEADQLADRIAVLDGGRIVAEGTAEELKRRIPGTHVRLKFATLAELDSAARALESGTRDEAELTLRVPSDGTSRSLRALLDRLDEHSLNSEEFSVHTPDLDDVFLALTGHATTDAAAENAPAAPAAPAAPAATAANAANVTATTTANVTTEEN, from the coding sequence ATGGAAAACACAGCCATCGCGGTCACGGGACTGCGCAAGACATACGGCGACAAGGTCGTGCTCGACGGCATCGGCTTCGAGGTCGCCCGGGGATCGGTCTTCTCCATGCTCGGCCCGAACGGCGCCGGCAAGACGACCACGGTGAACGTCCTGACGACGCTGCTCAAGGCGGACGCCGGGACGGTGCGGGTGGCGGGCCACGACGTGGCCGCGCAGACCGCGAAGGTGCGCTCGGCCATCGGCGTCACCGGGCAGTTCGCCGCGGTCGACGAGCTGCTGACGGGACGGGAGAACCTGCGGATGATGGCGGACCTGAAGCGGATCCGTCCGGCCGCGCCGCTGGTCTCGCGGCTGCTGGAGCGCTTCGAGCTGGCCGAGGCCGCGGACAAGCAGGCCTCCACCTACTCCGGCGGCATGCGGCGCAAGCTCGATCTGGCGATGACCCTGGTCGGTAGCCCGGAGATCATCTTCCTCGACGAGCCGACCACCGGGCTGGACCCGCGCAGCCGGCGCACCATGTGGGACATCGTCCGCGAGCTGGTGGCCGAGGGCACGACCATCTTCCTGACCACGCAGTACCTGGAGGAGGCCGACCAGCTCGCCGACCGGATCGCGGTGCTGGACGGCGGCCGGATCGTCGCCGAGGGCACCGCCGAGGAGCTCAAGCGCCGGATCCCCGGCACTCACGTGCGGCTGAAGTTCGCCACCCTTGCCGAGCTGGACAGCGCGGCGCGGGCCCTGGAATCCGGGACGCGCGACGAGGCCGAGCTGACGCTGCGGGTGCCCAGCGACGGCACCTCGCGCTCGCTGCGGGCCCTGCTGGACCGGCTCGACGAGCACTCGCTGAACTCCGAGGAGTTCTCCGTCCACACGCCGGACCTCGACGACGTCTTCCTGGCCCTGACCGGCCACGCGACCACCGACGCCGCTGCCGAAAACGCCCCCGCCGCCCCCGCCGCCCCCGCCGCCCCCGCCGCCACCGCCGCCAACGCCGCCAACGTCACCGCCACCACCACTGCCAACGTCACCACCGAGGAGAACTGA
- a CDS encoding MFS transporter — translation MPLALLALAIGAFGIGTTEFVPMGLLPEIAGDYGVSIPSAGLLVTGYALGVVAGAPVMTALGTRVGRKTMLMLLMGLFVLGNLISAVAPSFELMLVGRIVTALAHGAFFGIGSVVAAELVAPEKKAGAIAAMFTGLTVANIVGVPLGTFVGQAVGWRVTFAIVAVLGVAGLLGIAKLVPPLPRPEGTHLRHELAAFRNTQVVLAMAMTVLGFGGVFAAITYIAPMMTKVAGYSDGAVTWLLVLFGVGMFLGNLVGGRYADRKLMPMLFTALGGLAVVLALFTVTAHNKALAAVTVLLIGALGFATVPPLQKRVLDQAHGAPTLASAVNIGAFNLGNALSAWLGGVVISAGFGYTAPNWVGAVLAGSALLLAVWSAALERGTRPAAEPASPALARSENAPGDLAHGGVHRLFDRA, via the coding sequence ATGCCTCTCGCGCTCCTAGCCCTGGCCATCGGCGCCTTCGGCATCGGCACCACCGAATTCGTCCCGATGGGCCTGCTCCCGGAGATCGCCGGCGACTACGGCGTCTCGATCCCCTCAGCGGGCCTGCTGGTCACCGGCTACGCCCTCGGCGTCGTCGCCGGCGCCCCGGTGATGACCGCGCTCGGCACCAGAGTCGGCCGCAAGACCATGCTCATGCTGCTCATGGGCCTGTTCGTGCTCGGCAACCTGATCTCCGCCGTGGCCCCCTCCTTCGAGCTGATGCTCGTCGGCCGCATCGTCACCGCACTCGCGCACGGCGCGTTCTTCGGCATCGGCTCGGTCGTCGCCGCCGAACTGGTCGCGCCGGAGAAGAAGGCCGGCGCGATAGCCGCCATGTTCACCGGGCTGACCGTCGCGAACATCGTCGGCGTGCCGCTCGGCACGTTCGTCGGGCAGGCCGTCGGGTGGCGCGTGACGTTCGCCATCGTCGCCGTGCTCGGCGTGGCCGGCCTGCTCGGCATCGCCAAGCTGGTGCCGCCGCTGCCCCGGCCCGAGGGCACGCACCTGCGGCACGAGCTCGCCGCCTTCCGCAACACGCAGGTCGTGCTGGCCATGGCGATGACCGTCCTGGGCTTCGGCGGCGTCTTCGCCGCGATCACCTACATCGCCCCGATGATGACCAAGGTCGCCGGCTACTCCGACGGCGCCGTCACCTGGCTGCTGGTGCTCTTCGGCGTCGGCATGTTCCTCGGCAACCTGGTCGGCGGCCGGTACGCGGATCGCAAGCTGATGCCGATGCTGTTCACGGCCCTCGGCGGGCTCGCCGTGGTGCTGGCGCTGTTCACCGTCACCGCACACAACAAGGCCCTGGCCGCGGTCACCGTCCTGTTGATCGGCGCGCTGGGCTTCGCGACCGTCCCGCCGCTGCAGAAGCGGGTCCTGGACCAGGCGCACGGCGCGCCGACGCTGGCCTCGGCCGTCAACATCGGCGCCTTCAACCTGGGCAACGCGCTGTCGGCGTGGCTCGGCGGCGTCGTCATCTCCGCCGGCTTCGGCTACACCGCGCCGAACTGGGTCGGGGCGGTGCTCGCGGGATCGGCGCTGCTGCTCGCGGTGTGGTCGGCCGCGCTGGAGCGGGGCACGCGGCCGGCGGCCGAGCCCGCCTCACCGGCGCTTGCGCGTTCCGAAAATGCTCCGGGTGATCTCGCGCACGGCGGTGTTCACCGCCTGTTTGACCGTGCCTGA
- a CDS encoding NUDIX hydrolase family protein, giving the protein MSEMIETTPGWFPPGELAQIRAHLPIVYVQAVPVRVDAAGEVTSVGLLLRISPDGEITRSLVSGRVLHHERLRDALLRHLEKDLGPVALPNVPASLQPFTVAEYFPTAGVTPYHDPRQHAVALAYVVPVNGDCQPRQDALDLVWLTPREASSDGVLQDMHGGQGTLLRQALAHVGCLS; this is encoded by the coding sequence ATGTCCGAAATGATCGAGACGACCCCGGGCTGGTTCCCCCCGGGCGAACTGGCGCAGATCCGCGCCCACCTGCCGATCGTCTACGTCCAGGCGGTGCCGGTGCGCGTGGACGCGGCCGGCGAGGTGACCAGCGTGGGGTTGCTCCTGCGCATCTCGCCCGACGGCGAGATCACCCGCAGCCTGGTCTCCGGACGCGTGCTGCACCACGAGCGGCTGCGCGACGCCCTGTTGCGGCACCTGGAGAAGGACCTCGGCCCGGTCGCGCTGCCGAACGTCCCGGCCTCGCTCCAGCCGTTCACGGTCGCCGAGTACTTCCCCACGGCCGGCGTAACGCCGTACCACGACCCGCGTCAGCACGCGGTGGCTCTGGCGTACGTGGTGCCGGTGAACGGGGACTGCCAGCCCCGGCAGGACGCGCTCGACCTGGTGTGGCTGACGCCGCGGGAGGCGAGTTCGGATGGCGTGCTGCAGGACATGCACGGCGGCCAGGGGACGCTGCTGCGGCAGGCCCTGGCGCACGTCGGCTGCCTGAGCTGA
- a CDS encoding MFS transporter produces MSTTQTGSGSSASSASSAASSTSATTSASSASAITEASAIPARSTAALAHPGVTLLATCLALFLGQVDTTAVNLALPAIRHDLSGGLSGLQWVVDAYNVTFAALLLTGGTLGDRFGRRRLFRVGVAVFVLGSTVCALAPGLPVLLAGRVGQGVGSGMMLPQSLAILATAFPGRRERNRAMAAWSIVAGSGLAVGPTLGGLAVQTLGWQSIFWVNVPIGAAALALTLRHVPESRNPRARTLDPLGQVLAIASLGLLTFVAVQGRELGWTSPATLACIAGCVAGPLAFVAAERRHREPMIPLHLLRRGQLPVAVVVAACMTFGMYGLFMLTSLMFQQERGASALGAGLAMLPLALAATALSPLTGRLVTRHGPRLPMTAGMACMGTGVLAFAVAGADANLLVLELAFTVIGIGLALNTGPVVGVAVSAVRAELAGLASGIANLARMFGATLGVAVQGTVFAVASGGAANGPHFVHGLRTAVAVGCAVEFVGAVVAFRYVADPRPRQ; encoded by the coding sequence ATGTCGACCACGCAAACGGGTTCCGGGTCCTCCGCGTCCTCTGCGTCCTCTGCCGCTTCTTCGACTTCTGCGACCACTTCGGCTTCTTCGGCTTCTGCGATCACCGAGGCTTCTGCGATCCCGGCGCGCTCGACCGCTGCCCTCGCGCACCCCGGCGTGACCCTCCTCGCGACCTGCCTGGCCCTCTTCCTCGGCCAGGTCGACACCACCGCCGTCAACCTCGCCCTGCCCGCCATCCGGCACGACCTCTCCGGCGGCCTGTCCGGGCTGCAGTGGGTGGTCGACGCCTACAACGTCACCTTCGCCGCGCTCCTGCTCACCGGCGGCACGCTCGGCGACCGCTTCGGACGGCGGCGGCTGTTCCGCGTCGGCGTCGCGGTCTTCGTCCTCGGATCCACGGTCTGCGCCCTCGCGCCCGGGCTGCCGGTGCTGCTGGCCGGGCGGGTCGGGCAGGGCGTGGGCTCGGGCATGATGCTGCCGCAGAGCCTCGCGATCCTGGCCACGGCCTTCCCCGGGCGGCGGGAGCGCAACCGGGCGATGGCCGCGTGGTCGATCGTGGCCGGCAGCGGGCTGGCCGTCGGGCCGACGCTCGGCGGACTGGCGGTGCAGACGCTGGGATGGCAGTCGATCTTCTGGGTCAACGTGCCGATCGGCGCGGCGGCGCTGGCGCTGACGCTGCGGCACGTGCCGGAGTCCCGCAACCCGCGGGCCCGGACCCTGGACCCGCTGGGGCAGGTGCTGGCGATCGCCTCGCTCGGGCTGCTGACGTTCGTCGCGGTGCAGGGGCGCGAGCTGGGCTGGACGTCGCCGGCGACGCTGGCGTGCATCGCGGGCTGCGTGGCCGGGCCGCTGGCGTTCGTCGCCGCCGAACGCCGGCACCGCGAGCCGATGATCCCGCTACACCTGCTGCGCCGGGGGCAGCTTCCGGTCGCGGTGGTGGTCGCGGCGTGCATGACGTTCGGGATGTACGGGCTGTTCATGCTGACCAGCCTGATGTTCCAGCAGGAACGCGGCGCCTCGGCGCTCGGCGCCGGCCTGGCGATGCTGCCGCTGGCACTGGCCGCGACGGCGCTGTCCCCGCTGACCGGCCGCCTGGTGACGCGGCACGGCCCACGGCTGCCGATGACGGCGGGCATGGCGTGCATGGGGACGGGAGTGCTGGCCTTCGCGGTGGCGGGGGCGGACGCGAACCTGCTGGTCCTGGAGCTCGCGTTCACCGTCATCGGCATCGGACTGGCACTGAACACCGGCCCGGTGGTCGGCGTCGCGGTGTCGGCGGTGCGCGCGGAACTGGCTGGCCTGGCGTCGGGGATCGCCAACCTGGCGCGCATGTTCGGCGCGACGCTGGGCGTGGCGGTACAGGGGACGGTGTTCGCCGTCGCGTCCGGCGGGGCGGCGAACGGGCCGCACTTCGTGCACGGACTGCGAACGGCGGTCGCGGTGGGATGCGCGGTCGAGTTCGTGGGGGCGGTGGTCGCGTTTCGGTATGTCGCCGATCCGCGACCGCGTCAGTGA